A genomic window from Tolypothrix sp. PCC 7910 includes:
- a CDS encoding NCS2 family permease: protein MNRQAIPFSKPLSWRDRISQFFRFKQLGTNFRTELLAGFTIFMTTAPILVVNAHILGNAIFLQQAGDLFEQILVALALCAAVSSFLIGLLTNYPFVLGSATGAAALFTFSIVLGMGMNWRLALTAVLVEGILFTALSVSPLRRQLYNAIPNSLKQAMVIGLGLFLSYIALSGKVASLQVGAGIIIANTATLTSLGTLKQPATLIAIFGILLTTLLTVRKVKGAFLFVIFSTAALGWLTGVAPLPKGILALPQLPQDLIGQAIVGVQYLTWSQLGNFVAVVFVLLFMSLSDAMSFNVLGRQIDCIQPDGELYRSKQALLSNALGTVFGAIVGSTPVMPYLVAASGIFEGGRSGFVAIVVGLLFLISTLFTPLFAAIPAFATAPIPLMIGVLMMSGVRLINWNDLAEAIPAFLVILITPLTFSIADGMAAGFIAHAVATIAQRNRQGMRSSLVLAGIAVAYFTLITMQA from the coding sequence ATGAACAGACAAGCAATCCCGTTTTCCAAGCCCCTATCCTGGCGCGATCGCATTAGTCAATTCTTCCGGTTTAAACAGTTGGGAACGAACTTCCGCACAGAATTACTAGCTGGTTTTACTATCTTTATGACGACGGCTCCGATTCTGGTCGTGAATGCTCATATTTTAGGAAATGCGATATTTCTACAGCAGGCTGGAGATTTATTTGAGCAAATTTTGGTGGCACTTGCTCTTTGTGCTGCGGTATCTAGCTTCCTAATTGGACTACTAACTAACTATCCTTTTGTCTTGGGATCAGCGACTGGAGCCGCTGCACTATTTACCTTCTCTATCGTGCTAGGCATGGGAATGAATTGGCGATTGGCACTAACCGCTGTCCTAGTTGAGGGAATTCTCTTCACAGCTTTGTCTGTCAGTCCACTCCGTCGCCAACTGTATAATGCCATTCCCAATTCGCTAAAACAGGCGATGGTGATTGGCTTGGGTCTGTTTCTCTCATATATTGCGCTGTCGGGAAAAGTAGCTTCTCTTCAGGTCGGTGCAGGGATTATCATCGCCAATACTGCCACGCTGACTAGTCTAGGAACACTGAAACAGCCTGCTACACTGATTGCAATTTTTGGGATTTTATTGACGACACTGCTCACGGTGAGGAAGGTCAAAGGCGCATTCCTATTTGTGATTTTTAGCACTGCTGCGCTCGGTTGGCTGACAGGAGTTGCACCCCTTCCTAAAGGCATTCTTGCCCTGCCCCAGTTGCCTCAAGACTTGATTGGACAAGCGATCGTTGGAGTACAATATCTCACCTGGTCGCAACTGGGAAATTTTGTGGCAGTCGTTTTTGTGCTGCTATTTATGTCCCTATCCGATGCGATGAGTTTCAATGTGTTAGGGCGACAAATTGACTGCATCCAGCCCGACGGTGAACTATACCGCTCCAAACAAGCCTTATTATCCAACGCACTCGGAACCGTCTTTGGTGCGATCGTGGGTAGTACTCCTGTCATGCCTTATCTAGTAGCTGCTTCTGGCATCTTTGAAGGCGGTCGTAGTGGATTCGTCGCGATCGTGGTTGGGTTACTCTTTCTCATTTCGACGTTGTTCACGCCCCTATTTGCCGCGATTCCTGCGTTTGCTACTGCTCCTATTCCGCTGATGATTGGTGTCTTAATGATGAGTGGTGTGCGTTTGATCAATTGGAATGATTTAGCAGAAGCAATTCCGGCATTCCTAGTCATTTTAATTACACCCCTAACTTTTTCGATCGCCGATGGCATGGCAGCAGGCTTTATTGCTCATGCGGTTGCAACCATTGCTCAGAGAAATCGACAAGGGATGCGATCTAGTCTAGTTCTGGCAGGTATTGCTGTAGCTTACTTCACGCTGATCACGATGCAGGCTTAG
- a CDS encoding PatA/PatG family cyanobactin maturation protease, whose protein sequence is MMLEININNFADDKVGGHPNICIAVLDGPVDQSHPCFDGANLTQLPTLVSGIPDRGFASQHGTHVASIIFGQHNSAVRGIAPHCRGLIVPVFTDGKEGRLAPCSQIDLARAITQAVERGANVINISGGQLAASAESDTLLANAVRLCQEHNVLIVAAAGNDGCDCLHVPAALESVLAVGAMDAQGNPIGFSNWGQAYQNQGILALGENILGAVPGDGTAVKTGTSFATPIVSSIAALLLSIQLQRGEKLNPHAIRDAILQSALPCNLSKGSDSRRCLVGSLNISGAYALITKGKLQPMTNHKLDEIMMQPTEVDNAIAQLQPSEVIEFDLKQPIPQSSAIGVQAAEMNQSTTMPMKATPMMITASNQANSSVAPSECASCSGSKQIQLVYALGELNYDFGTQARQDSFTQAIPAGINLLDYLEQNPWEAQSLIWTLNLDATPIYAILPAGPYASLTYDRLREFLADNHIQRVSVPGYIGGSVRLMSGQTVPAIIPQVRGMASWTVPALIDSLMQATPTASQEDVTRKLREYLERIYYEYRNLGITPQERALNFSATNAFQAATLMADAATGDLGLDSITVEKSPICRPDSDCYDVKLQFFNLEDNRRSGRVYRFTVDVSDVIPVTIGELRSWSIAT, encoded by the coding sequence ATGATGTTAGAGATTAACATAAATAATTTTGCTGATGACAAGGTTGGTGGTCATCCTAATATATGCATTGCTGTACTTGACGGGCCCGTTGACCAATCTCACCCCTGCTTTGACGGAGCTAATCTAACTCAGCTTCCAACCTTAGTTTCTGGTATCCCAGATCGAGGTTTTGCATCCCAGCATGGAACTCATGTTGCTAGCATCATCTTTGGTCAACATAACAGTGCTGTTCGTGGTATTGCACCTCATTGTCGAGGCTTAATTGTACCTGTATTTACTGATGGGAAAGAAGGAAGACTTGCACCTTGTTCCCAAATAGACCTTGCACGGGCAATTACGCAAGCCGTCGAGCGAGGAGCCAATGTGATCAACATTAGTGGTGGTCAGTTGGCTGCATCGGCTGAATCTGATACATTACTGGCGAATGCGGTTCGATTGTGCCAAGAACATAACGTTTTGATTGTGGCTGCTGCGGGTAACGATGGCTGTGATTGTCTCCATGTTCCGGCTGCCCTTGAGTCGGTACTGGCAGTAGGGGCAATGGATGCCCAAGGCAATCCCATTGGATTTAGTAATTGGGGTCAGGCTTACCAAAACCAAGGGATTCTCGCTCTCGGTGAAAACATTTTGGGTGCTGTCCCTGGGGATGGGACTGCGGTTAAAACGGGAACAAGCTTTGCGACTCCCATCGTATCGAGTATTGCGGCTCTGTTGTTAAGTATTCAACTGCAACGAGGGGAAAAGCTCAATCCTCATGCTATCCGTGATGCGATTCTCCAAAGTGCCTTACCTTGCAACCTGTCGAAAGGGTCAGATAGCCGTCGCTGTCTGGTTGGTAGCTTGAATATTTCTGGAGCATACGCCCTCATTACCAAAGGAAAACTTCAACCCATGACAAACCACAAACTAGATGAAATCATGATGCAACCTACTGAAGTTGACAATGCGATCGCACAACTGCAACCGAGTGAAGTGATTGAATTTGATTTGAAACAACCCATTCCCCAGTCTTCAGCCATTGGTGTTCAGGCTGCGGAAATGAATCAATCAACAACTATGCCAATGAAAGCAACCCCAATGATGATTACTGCTAGCAACCAAGCAAATTCTTCAGTAGCTCCGTCTGAGTGTGCTTCTTGTAGTGGTAGCAAGCAAATTCAGTTAGTTTATGCTTTAGGAGAGTTAAATTATGATTTCGGGACTCAAGCCCGTCAAGATTCTTTTACCCAAGCCATACCTGCGGGGATTAATCTGCTGGACTATCTGGAGCAAAACCCTTGGGAAGCACAATCGCTGATTTGGACGCTGAATCTTGATGCTACACCAATCTATGCGATCTTGCCTGCGGGTCCCTATGCCTCTTTAACTTATGATCGGCTTCGTGAATTTTTGGCGGACAATCACATCCAGCGGGTATCAGTTCCAGGGTATATCGGAGGCAGTGTTAGGTTGATGTCCGGTCAAACCGTTCCCGCCATTATCCCGCAAGTGCGAGGCATGGCCAGTTGGACGGTTCCAGCCTTAATCGACTCGTTGATGCAAGCTACACCGACAGCATCGCAGGAGGATGTGACACGTAAGCTGCGAGAGTATCTTGAACGTATCTATTACGAATACCGTAACCTGGGCATTACCCCACAGGAACGGGCGCTCAACTTCTCGGCGACCAATGCCTTCCAGGCGGCAACATTGATGGCTGATGCAGCGACAGGCGATCTTGGACTAGACAGCATTACGGTAGAGAAGAGTCCCATTTGTCGCCCTGATTCAGATTGCTACGATGTGAAGCTACAGTTCTTCAACCTAGAAGATAATCGACGATCTGGAAGAGTCTATCGATTCACGGTCGATGTCAGCGACGTAATTCCAGTCACGATTGGTGAACTGCGATCCTGGTCTATAGCTACCTAA